A single window of Caldicellulosiruptor bescii DSM 6725 DNA harbors:
- a CDS encoding serine/threonine-protein kinase translates to MDEKTVIESWWDKENIQDATVREADILNEREKSTMTTFRNYNIVEELPAKGGECDAYIIENNGKKMFLKLYRKGITPKIEVLERLKKISFELKEHVVTIFEVGKDEQTGRYFEIMEYIQYGSLKDNLEKVKDRVDIVVKEIAEAIEALHKKGIVHRDLKPSNILIRDLKSLDLVLIDFGISSAMSEEMSKVITTLKGTYSYMAPEEISGYFGKEIDWWHLGIVIYEVLKGKNPFSNLSEAVIINTLATQGVQIPEDIPERYKILLKGLLTRNNRKRWGYEQVKQWLNNVKNIPVFYEEYDERTKKYDIKEWNRLGFSSDSEWVKVGIEINLSPQEAKTFWEAGFSAKDMKEWVLAGFRKGNIALEWYNYGFSPKESAIFDNLGLSPKNAYEWQRKCITAFDILELLEKGIDKNKIFDFVEKGIFHYIMNGLSEIDAQKWKKYGFDINEAKNWAEKGFSAEEAEEWKKNNVSVIEAVRWKTIKVKPILALKFINLGFSIDEVEEMVFKGAKDSKILERIADEIVEWCKAEFSVSEAVDWIIKGYKLHQAVRRKKLLRDIKKTLKGIYKVAVFYLMGLIATRLILYFTTEKYFYGVIAKKYFDNSRNYYMFVLIVISLLSYYLYKKYFHFTKIKIAGLSILYVCVIMFYFSYISSYEYFINGTANKILINSVYFYFVLSVISVLSKILRRYDN, encoded by the coding sequence ATGGATGAAAAAACAGTAATAGAGAGCTGGTGGGATAAAGAAAATATACAAGATGCTACTGTAAGAGAGGCAGATATTCTAAATGAAAGAGAAAAATCAACTATGACAACATTTAGAAATTACAATATAGTAGAGGAATTACCAGCCAAAGGTGGAGAATGCGATGCTTACATTATAGAAAATAATGGTAAGAAGATGTTTTTAAAGCTATACAGAAAGGGTATTACTCCCAAAATTGAAGTATTAGAAAGATTAAAAAAGATTTCTTTTGAACTAAAAGAACATGTTGTAACAATTTTTGAAGTGGGTAAAGATGAGCAGACCGGCAGGTATTTTGAGATAATGGAGTATATTCAATATGGTAGTTTAAAAGATAACTTAGAAAAGGTAAAAGACAGAGTTGATATTGTAGTAAAAGAAATTGCAGAAGCTATTGAAGCACTGCATAAAAAGGGAATTGTTCACAGAGATTTAAAACCCTCTAATATTCTTATAAGAGATTTAAAATCATTGGACCTTGTGCTGATTGATTTTGGGATATCTTCTGCTATGTCTGAAGAGATGTCTAAGGTTATCACTACATTGAAGGGAACATATTCTTATATGGCTCCAGAAGAAATTTCGGGTTATTTTGGCAAAGAAATTGATTGGTGGCATTTAGGAATAGTAATATACGAAGTGTTAAAAGGTAAGAATCCCTTCTCTAATTTATCAGAAGCTGTTATTATAAATACTCTTGCCACCCAGGGAGTACAAATTCCAGAAGATATTCCTGAAAGATACAAAATTTTATTGAAAGGACTTCTTACGAGGAATAACAGAAAAAGATGGGGATATGAACAGGTCAAGCAGTGGTTAAATAATGTGAAAAACATACCTGTATTCTATGAAGAATATGATGAAAGAACTAAAAAATACGATATTAAAGAATGGAACAGACTTGGATTTTCTTCTGACTCTGAGTGGGTAAAAGTAGGCATTGAAATAAATCTCAGTCCGCAAGAAGCAAAAACTTTTTGGGAAGCTGGATTTTCTGCAAAAGACATGAAAGAATGGGTCTTAGCTGGTTTTAGAAAGGGCAATATTGCATTGGAATGGTATAATTATGGTTTTAGCCCAAAAGAATCTGCTATATTTGACAACCTTGGACTCAGTCCTAAAAATGCTTACGAGTGGCAAAGAAAGTGCATTACTGCTTTTGATATTCTTGAATTGTTAGAAAAAGGAATAGATAAGAATAAAATATTTGATTTTGTTGAAAAGGGTATTTTTCATTATATTATGAATGGTCTTTCAGAGATAGATGCTCAAAAATGGAAGAAATACGGATTTGATATTAATGAAGCAAAGAACTGGGCTGAAAAAGGATTTAGTGCTGAGGAAGCCGAAGAATGGAAAAAAAATAATGTTAGTGTGATTGAGGCTGTCAGGTGGAAAACGATAAAAGTAAAGCCAATATTAGCATTAAAATTTATAAATTTGGGATTCAGCATTGATGAAGTTGAAGAAATGGTTTTTAAAGGGGCAAAAGATAGTAAGATTTTAGAAAGAATAGCAGATGAAATAGTTGAATGGTGTAAGGCAGAATTTTCAGTGTCTGAAGCAGTCGATTGGATAATAAAAGGTTACAAATTACATCAAGCAGTTCGTAGAAAAAAGCTTTTAAGAGATATTAAAAAAACATTAAAAGGTATATATAAAGTGGCTGTATTTTACCTTATGGGTTTGATAGCAACAAGGTTGATATTATATTTTACCACAGAAAAGTATTTTTACGGTGTCATAGCTAAAAAATATTTTGATAACAGTAGAAATTATTATATGTTTGTATTGATTGTTATATCATTATTATCATATTATTTATATAAAAAATATTTTCATTTTACCAAGATTAAAATTGCAGGATTATCAATTTTGTATGTTTGTGTTATTATGTTCTATTTTTCTTACATTTCATCCTATGAATATTTCATTAATGGCACAGCAAACAAGATTTTAATTAACTCAGTGTATTTTTATTTTGTCTTATCTGTTATTTCAGTATTATCCAAAATTTTAAGACGTTATGATAATTAA
- the csm5 gene encoding type III-A CRISPR-associated RAMP protein Csm5 encodes MAADSFESKTYEIEVLTPTIIGGQDKIQSFEFVREGEYLYFLNFDKLFEQNLFKDSFIEELSRELSSGARDFNIKDILKKYSIDFKKAVKYTLRLEGVTSPYREVVAFVKSAGRFYIPGSSLKGAMRSSMTKALSKNLLQFYESALSNAYQKVLNRNRVDPKFVSRDADEKIFGTPYESPFKYLRVSDSSFVGQESAGIFEIKVLNICSNQPKWFSRNGNIDDPKQATAIVAEGLKPGVKLYGSIKVEKDLIEGNAAVKGLKEKLLASGLSSSPYEFVAQILNSVAKDYIQKEMTFYSKYNQKQIVSEYQRLLNILNSLDKNKFLLQIGFSTGYLSKTVGIFFNKSHFEKLSRVDTQSKIYPDIFPKSRRLLFKDGQVWTVPGWIKVTIR; translated from the coding sequence TTGGCAGCAGATAGTTTTGAAAGCAAAACATACGAGATTGAAGTTCTGACTCCCACAATCATAGGCGGACAGGATAAAATTCAGAGTTTTGAGTTTGTAAGAGAAGGAGAGTACTTGTACTTTTTGAACTTTGATAAGCTCTTTGAGCAAAACCTTTTTAAAGATAGCTTCATTGAAGAGCTTTCTCGAGAGCTTTCGTCAGGTGCAAGGGATTTTAATATAAAAGATATTCTGAAAAAATATAGCATAGATTTTAAAAAGGCGGTAAAGTACACTCTTAGACTTGAAGGTGTTACAAGCCCTTACAGAGAAGTAGTTGCATTTGTAAAAAGTGCAGGCAGGTTTTACATTCCGGGTTCATCCTTAAAAGGGGCAATGAGGTCTTCTATGACAAAAGCTCTTTCGAAAAACCTTTTGCAGTTTTATGAGAGTGCGCTCTCAAATGCTTATCAGAAAGTTCTGAATCGAAACAGAGTTGACCCCAAGTTTGTAAGCCGTGATGCAGATGAGAAGATTTTTGGAACTCCTTATGAATCGCCGTTCAAATACCTAAGGGTAAGCGACAGCAGCTTTGTAGGTCAAGAGAGCGCAGGGATTTTTGAAATAAAAGTTTTGAACATATGTTCAAATCAGCCAAAATGGTTTTCGAGAAATGGCAATATTGATGATCCAAAGCAGGCAACTGCCATTGTTGCTGAAGGATTGAAACCTGGTGTAAAGCTTTATGGAAGTATCAAGGTTGAAAAAGATTTAATCGAAGGAAATGCTGCAGTTAAAGGGTTAAAGGAGAAGCTTTTGGCAAGCGGATTATCATCTTCACCATATGAATTTGTTGCCCAAATTTTAAATTCTGTTGCAAAGGATTATATCCAGAAAGAAATGACCTTTTACTCTAAATACAATCAAAAGCAGATTGTTTCTGAGTATCAAAGACTTTTGAATATTTTAAATTCTCTTGACAAAAATAAATTTTTGCTCCAGATAGGATTTTCAACAGGATATCTTTCAAAAACTGTGGGAATATTTTTCAATAAGAGCCATTTTGAAAAACTTTCAAGGGTAGATACTCAGTCAAAAATCTATCCTGATATTTTTCCAAAGTCACGACGTCTTTTGTTTAAGGATGGACAGGTTTGGACAGTACCCGGCTGGATAAAAGTAACCATTAGATGA
- the csm4 gene encoding type III-A CRISPR-associated RAMP protein Csm4, which produces MVKNKICRVVMRFKAPVHIGEKEKIYNITRTFAHSDTLMSGIINAYSLLYGKDETEKLISEFVNGTPPFEVSSTMPYVNFQYFVPIPLGMDMEEYKNKGVINAEHQKELKKIKFVKERDLFEGFPFKYKPAGSFLIPQNEFEKDKERVSLGRIKERARVSIDRQTSSSNIYYFSHFEFEKESGLWFYLKINIEKLENKIKAAIRLLGDEGLGGDRTCGLGSFEVDFKDDVPQFKNDKSRYYMSLSLVNPKDEDEIKSVVFYEILTRSGYVYSKAGLGIKKKTVSVFGEGAVFSSKIYGRVVDVTPDKFTEHRVYCFGLAFLLPLPEGVMLFGSR; this is translated from the coding sequence ATGGTCAAAAACAAAATTTGCAGAGTTGTGATGAGATTTAAAGCACCTGTGCACATTGGCGAAAAAGAAAAAATATACAACATCACCAGAACGTTTGCGCATTCCGATACGCTTATGTCTGGCATAATAAATGCATATTCGCTACTTTACGGCAAAGATGAAACTGAAAAGTTGATTAGTGAATTCGTAAACGGCACACCACCGTTTGAAGTTTCCTCTACAATGCCGTATGTTAACTTTCAGTATTTTGTGCCCATTCCTCTTGGCATGGACATGGAGGAGTATAAGAATAAAGGAGTAATAAATGCCGAACATCAGAAGGAGCTCAAGAAAATAAAGTTTGTAAAAGAAAGGGATTTGTTTGAAGGCTTTCCATTCAAATACAAGCCGGCAGGAAGCTTTCTAATACCTCAAAATGAATTTGAAAAGGATAAAGAAAGGGTCTCTCTTGGCAGAATAAAAGAAAGGGCAAGAGTTTCTATCGACAGGCAAACATCATCTTCTAACATATATTACTTTTCTCATTTTGAGTTTGAAAAAGAATCAGGTTTGTGGTTCTATCTTAAGATTAACATCGAAAAGCTGGAAAATAAAATCAAAGCAGCAATAAGGCTTTTGGGCGATGAAGGGCTTGGTGGCGATAGAACCTGCGGGCTTGGAAGTTTTGAAGTTGATTTTAAAGATGATGTACCGCAGTTTAAAAACGATAAATCAAGATATTACATGAGTTTGTCCTTAGTTAATCCGAAAGATGAAGATGAGATAAAAAGCGTTGTGTTTTATGAGATTTTGACGCGAAGCGGATATGTCTACTCCAAAGCAGGGCTTGGGATAAAGAAAAAAACTGTCAGTGTGTTTGGCGAGGGTGCGGTGTTTTCCAGTAAAATATATGGCAGAGTGGTAGATGTCACACCTGATAAGTTTACAGAGCATAGGGTATACTGTTTTGGACTTGCCTTTTTGCTTCCTCTGCCGGAAGGGGTGATGCTGTTTGGCAGCAGATAG
- the csm3 gene encoding type III-A CRISPR-associated RAMP protein Csm3: MDVILKGKYIIKCKIEAQTGLHIGEGNNSLEIGGIDNAVVKDAKGRPYIPGSSLKGKMRALMEFAEGKVRDNLLVVSVKREGRPEICLHMCDDLNCPVCGLFGRNHGSHDLKSGGKIDLTDAVIPTRLIVRDAKLIETSITEEMKENLDLEWTEVKFENNIDRITSKANPRQSERVPAGAQFSAEFVINRFEVDSKDDQKYYLEKFIKAMKLLEDDYLGGQGSRGNGKVRFVDIEIFYKDSSDYEKDSSELQPIATAKSLDELKLS; this comes from the coding sequence ATGGATGTAATCTTGAAAGGAAAATACATCATAAAGTGCAAGATAGAAGCTCAAACAGGTCTTCACATTGGTGAGGGCAACAACAGCCTTGAGATAGGTGGAATTGACAATGCAGTTGTAAAAGATGCAAAAGGCAGGCCTTACATTCCCGGTTCATCTCTCAAAGGCAAGATGAGGGCTTTAATGGAGTTTGCTGAAGGGAAGGTAAGAGATAATTTGCTTGTTGTGTCGGTCAAAAGGGAAGGCAGACCGGAGATATGCCTTCACATGTGCGATGATTTGAATTGTCCTGTATGCGGACTTTTTGGCAGAAACCATGGTTCTCATGATTTAAAAAGTGGTGGGAAAATAGATCTTACAGATGCAGTTATTCCCACAAGGCTCATTGTTCGCGATGCAAAGCTGATAGAAACTTCTATCACAGAAGAGATGAAGGAGAACCTTGACCTTGAGTGGACAGAAGTGAAATTTGAGAATAATATAGATAGAATAACATCAAAGGCAAATCCAAGACAGAGTGAAAGAGTTCCTGCAGGCGCACAGTTTTCAGCAGAGTTTGTCATAAACAGATTTGAAGTTGACAGCAAAGATGACCAGAAATACTACCTTGAAAAGTTTATCAAAGCAATGAAGCTATTAGAAGATGATTACCTTGGCGGGCAGGGTTCAAGAGGAAATGGCAAAGTGAGGTTTGTTGATATAGAGATATTCTACAAAGATTCAAGCGATTATGAAAAAGACTCAAGTGAACTTCAGCCAATAGCGACGGCAAAAAGCCTTGATGAGCTAAAGCTTTCTTAA
- the tnpA gene encoding IS200/IS605 family transposase: protein MKFDSNKHSVFLLYYHLILVTKYRRDVIDEKISKRLKEIFEYIQPNYNITIVEWNHDKDHIHVLFKATPTTPLSKFINAYKSASSRLIKKEFPEIKQKLWQEYFWSRSYCLLTSGGAPVELIRRYIESQGEKRKC, encoded by the coding sequence ATGAAATTTGACTCAAATAAACATTCAGTATTTCTTCTCTACTACCATTTGATTTTAGTGACAAAATACAGAAGAGATGTGATAGATGAGAAAATTTCAAAAAGATTAAAAGAAATTTTTGAGTACATTCAACCCAATTACAACATAACCATAGTTGAGTGGAATCATGATAAAGACCACATTCATGTTTTGTTCAAGGCAACTCCTACAACACCACTTTCTAAGTTTATAAATGCTTATAAAAGTGCCTCTTCAAGACTCATAAAAAAAGAATTTCCTGAAATTAAGCAAAAACTATGGCAGGAATATTTTTGGTCAAGAAGTTATTGTTTGCTGACAAGTGGTGGTGCTCCAGTTGAGTTAATTAGAAGATATATCGAGAGTCAAGGTGAGAAAAGAAAATGCTAA
- the csm2 gene encoding type III-A CRISPR-associated protein Csm2: MPAQQNVNPIVSLKNDILSKIQTAIDPSKDKDGTVLAEVSEKTGQLLKDCGVTVTQLRKVFTEVKRLSPDDENYKYKLNLLKAKLAYTAGRFPKIKDFQEIVNKAIPVALQSPDALSRFKDFFEGAVAYHKYFGGRE, translated from the coding sequence ATGCCAGCGCAACAGAATGTAAATCCGATTGTTAGCTTGAAAAATGATATTTTGAGCAAGATCCAGACTGCGATTGACCCTTCAAAGGACAAAGATGGTACTGTTTTGGCTGAAGTTTCAGAAAAGACAGGTCAGCTTTTGAAAGATTGTGGTGTTACTGTTACTCAGCTTAGAAAAGTGTTCACAGAGGTAAAAAGACTTTCTCCTGATGATGAAAATTACAAATACAAATTGAATCTTTTGAAAGCAAAGCTTGCATACACAGCAGGAAGGTTTCCAAAAATAAAAGATTTCCAGGAGATAGTTAACAAAGCAATTCCTGTGGCTTTGCAAAGCCCTGATGCTTTGAGCAGGTTTAAAGACTTTTTTGAAGGCGCTGTTGCATATCACAAGTATTTTGGTGGAAGAGAATAA
- the cas10 gene encoding type III-A CRISPR-associated protein Cas10/Csm1 produces the protein MIFYNAYQTEDKILDYNIFLGAILHDIGKFYMRTENSEAKITISREYDVFFKEAGKHAPRHEDWGAYYVQQILPERFKKEILKDVTNLILYHHKPSSYGQYLISVADKISASVDRKDIEEDDTSADKSKYLISILSQICLDQNEKSSRKTYYKNLTKRYEIKYPTDSFYSNARNDYQNLWEDFSKKALILKDKFEKSLNEIHFDLEEYASAIYNLIRIYTYNIPSAFYYSKPDISLWAHSKSTAAIAFCLDRQLKKEFSQENERVRVLESINTKILSGRGSSIKKGEFPYFCLVKGDISGIQDFVFDTKMDGALKALKAKSFYISFLLDTVARFILKKENMPICNLIFNGGGHFYLLMPAYFAEKVEDYQKEIDKLLFKAHRGSISILLETDIVDLYDFSGNFGNCFDRVSSKIYRKKISKFRNVIENQKLKFFEPYEDYEQKCPHCHRALRPREDDPDFCPFCESFVEFGEKLMKSDFIKESWGEQIEYSDFKNIEDIFEAFGRKIEFSNYSEKVINPVTNTIVIDRNRLEKLLEKNNNLENRKKSDDKFEIDFYEALDISTHAPFKDEINLKTIDEISNSSKGIKTWGIVRGDVDNLGRIFKEGLGDDNSISRVMTLSEEFSLFFGYYFNKLVSQQNGNIVVIYAGGDDFCILGQWDVLPHTAHKIYTEFRSFSCHNPDITLSMGFEIAPDKKYPIYRVAIVCGDHLDKAKEYQREDGRKKDCFAFGGNFVGWEDYEDVEKLKEVIADLIGSKNVSKALINGIYAVCNLKKMTQTQEELFKSWRFVYFMARLKERYKKYSKELEDILPKIIDKKSNSLYKHSYLAARWAELELRR, from the coding sequence ATGATTTTTTACAATGCTTATCAAACAGAAGATAAAATTTTGGATTACAACATTTTTCTTGGCGCTATTTTACATGACATTGGCAAGTTTTATATGAGAACCGAAAATTCTGAGGCTAAAATAACAATATCGAGAGAATACGATGTATTTTTTAAAGAAGCTGGAAAGCATGCTCCTCGGCATGAGGATTGGGGGGCATATTATGTGCAGCAAATATTGCCAGAAAGATTTAAAAAAGAAATTTTGAAAGATGTAACAAATCTTATTCTTTATCATCACAAACCGTCATCATACGGTCAATATCTAATAAGCGTTGCGGACAAGATTTCAGCAAGTGTTGACAGAAAAGACATCGAAGAAGATGATACATCTGCTGACAAATCAAAGTATCTTATTTCAATTCTTTCTCAGATATGTCTTGACCAAAATGAAAAAAGTAGTCGAAAAACTTATTACAAAAATTTAACAAAAAGGTATGAAATTAAGTATCCCACTGACAGTTTTTATTCAAACGCAAGAAATGACTATCAAAATCTCTGGGAAGACTTTTCTAAAAAAGCCTTAATACTAAAAGATAAGTTTGAAAAATCCTTGAATGAAATACATTTTGATTTAGAAGAATATGCATCAGCAATTTACAACTTAATCAGAATTTACACATACAATATTCCATCAGCTTTTTATTATTCCAAACCGGACATATCACTGTGGGCGCACAGCAAATCAACTGCTGCTATTGCATTTTGTCTTGACAGGCAGCTTAAAAAAGAGTTTTCACAGGAAAATGAAAGAGTTAGAGTTTTAGAGTCAATCAATACAAAAATCTTATCCGGTAGAGGTTCTTCAATTAAAAAAGGAGAGTTTCCGTACTTTTGTCTTGTTAAGGGTGATATTTCTGGAATTCAAGATTTTGTTTTTGACACAAAGATGGATGGGGCGCTGAAAGCTCTTAAGGCAAAGTCGTTTTACATCTCATTTTTGCTTGATACAGTTGCAAGGTTCATTCTGAAAAAAGAAAATATGCCTATTTGCAACCTAATATTTAACGGTGGTGGACATTTTTATCTTCTGATGCCTGCATATTTTGCAGAAAAAGTGGAAGATTATCAGAAAGAAATTGACAAGCTTTTGTTTAAAGCACACAGAGGCTCAATCAGTATACTTCTTGAGACAGATATAGTTGATCTTTATGATTTTTCAGGCAATTTTGGGAATTGTTTTGATAGAGTTTCGTCAAAAATCTACAGGAAAAAGATTTCGAAATTTAGAAACGTTATTGAAAATCAAAAGTTGAAATTCTTTGAACCATACGAGGACTATGAACAAAAATGTCCTCACTGCCACAGAGCGCTGAGACCCAGAGAAGATGACCCTGATTTTTGTCCGTTTTGCGAGAGTTTTGTCGAATTTGGTGAAAAACTTATGAAAAGTGATTTTATCAAAGAATCATGGGGAGAACAAATCGAGTATTCAGATTTTAAAAACATAGAAGATATTTTTGAAGCCTTTGGAAGAAAGATTGAATTTTCAAACTACTCTGAAAAGGTTATAAACCCAGTGACAAATACAATTGTTATTGACAGAAATCGATTGGAGAAATTGTTAGAAAAAAATAATAATCTTGAAAACAGAAAAAAATCAGACGATAAATTTGAGATTGATTTTTATGAAGCGCTGGATATTTCAACCCATGCACCATTTAAAGATGAAATCAATCTTAAGACAATAGATGAGATATCAAACTCATCAAAAGGAATCAAAACATGGGGTATTGTTCGTGGCGATGTTGACAATCTGGGCAGGATTTTCAAAGAAGGGCTTGGAGATGATAATTCTATTTCGAGGGTCATGACTCTTTCTGAAGAGTTTTCGCTGTTTTTTGGATATTATTTTAACAAGCTTGTAAGCCAGCAGAATGGCAATATTGTTGTTATTTATGCAGGTGGGGATGACTTTTGCATACTTGGTCAGTGGGATGTGCTACCTCATACAGCACACAAAATTTATACAGAGTTTAGAAGCTTTTCATGCCACAATCCAGACATTACACTTTCAATGGGCTTTGAAATAGCACCAGATAAAAAGTATCCAATTTACAGGGTTGCTATTGTGTGTGGAGATCATTTAGACAAAGCCAAAGAATACCAAAGAGAAGATGGGCGAAAAAAAGACTGTTTTGCGTTTGGCGGCAATTTTGTTGGCTGGGAAGATTATGAGGATGTGGAAAAGCTAAAAGAGGTGATTGCAGATTTAATTGGTAGCAAAAACGTTTCAAAAGCGCTTATAAACGGCATCTATGCCGTTTGCAATCTTAAAAAGATGACTCAGACTCAAGAAGAACTTTTTAAGTCGTGGCGGTTTGTGTATTTCATGGCAAGGCTGAAAGAGAGGTATAAGAAGTATTCAAAAGAGCTTGAAGATATTTTGCCAAAAATTATTGATAAAAAATCAAATTCTTTGTACAAACACTCTTACTTGGCAGCACGCTGGGCTGAGCTTGAGCTGAGAAGGTAA